CTTCGCATATCTTTATAGTCTTTAGGACAATGGGAAATGAATAGTAGGTAAAAGATTACAATGAAACTGGAGTAAAAGTTATTCTGGATAAAAAGCTAACAAGGGCACACGGAGGATGCCTAGGCAACAACAGCCGATGAAGGACGTGATAAGCTGCGATAAGCCGGGAGAAGATGCACATAATCGTTAATCCCCGGATTTCCGAATGGGAAAACCTGCATGCCTGGAGGGCATGCGTGAAAACGGTAAGCCCGCGAACTGAAACATCTAAGTAGCGGGAGGAAAGGAAAGTAAAAACGATTCCCTGAGTAGCGGCGAGCGAACGGGGAAAAGCCTAAACCGTGCCAGTGCCAAGCGGACAGCGTTGCTGGCACGGGGTTGCGGGACTTCCATTAACGGATTGTCATAATGTTTAAGCTGTATGCATGTAAGTGGAATCAGCTGGGAAGCTGGACCAAAGAAGGTGATAGTCCTGTAGAACATAAAATGCATATGGCGACTGGAAGCACCCGAGTAGCGTCAGGCACGAGGAATCTGGCGTGAATCAGCGTGGACCATATCACGCAAGGCTAAATACTGCTGTTGACCGATAGTGAAGAGTACCGTGAGGGAAAGGTGAAAAGAACCCTGAGCAAGGGAGTGAAACAGAATTTGAAACCGTGTGCTTACAAACGGTAGGAGCGCTTTATGCGTGACTGCGTGGATTTTGGTTAATCATCCTGCGAGTTATGGTCAGCGGCAAGGTTAATATAGCGGAGCCGAAGGGAAACCGAGTCTTAACAGGGCGACAAGTCGCTGGCCATAGACGCGAAACCTAGTGATCTAGGCCTGTCCAGGCTGAAGCTGAGGTAAGACTCAGTGGAGGGCCGAACTCACCGCCGTTGAAAAGTTGGGAGATGAGGCAGGTCTAGGGGTGAAAAGCCAATCGAACTAGGAGATAGCTCGTTCTCTCCGAAATGCATTTAGGTGCAGCCTTGACGTCAAGATATGTGGGGGTAGAGCTCTGTATGGTCTAGGGGGCGTACTGCTTACCGAAATCAAGCAAACTTCGAATACCATATATTAATAGTCAGGAGTGAGTCCATGGATGACAAGGTCCATGGACGAGAGGGGAACAGCCCAGACCGCCAGCTAAGGTCCCTAATTATGTCTAAGTGGGAAAGGAGGTGGATATTCACAGACAACCAGGAGGTTGGCTTAGAAGCAGCCATACCTTGAAAGAGTGCGTAACAGCTCACTGGTCGAGAGTATCTGCGCCGAAGATGTAACGGGGCTAAGACATAAACCGAAGCTGCGGAGGCGTGTTTTCACGCCTGGTAGGAGAGCGTTCTGTAGGCCGTTGAAGGAATGCCGCAAGGCCATTCTGGAGGTATCAGAAGTGAGAATGCAGGAATGAGTAGCGAGAAGGCGGGCGAGAATCCCGCCGGCCGGAAGTCCAAGGTTTCCAGGGGAAGGTTTGTCCGCCCTGGGGAAGTCGGGACCTAAGCATAAGCAAAAATGTGATGGCGAATGGAAAACAGGTTAATATTCCTGTACCGCTGTTATCGCCCTCGAGAGACGGAGTGACGCAGGAAGGTATGCGGGAAGGCTGACGGAATAGCCTTTCTAAGGGCGTAGCATGGGCATGCAGGAAAATCCGCATGCCTAAATGTGAGACCTGACGGGTAAGTGCATCTTGCATAAGCCGCAGATCCTACACTGCCGAGAAAAACTTCTATCGATGAGAACCAGCGCCCGTACTGTAAACCGACACAGGTGGACAGAGTGAGAAACTTAAGGCCGACAGGATAACTCTAGCTAAGGAACTCTGCAAAATAGCCCCGTAACTTCGGGAGAAGGGGTGCCTGACATACCTGAGAGGAGAAGCGCCTCAAGGGGAAACAGGCCGCAGTGAAGAGTCCCAAGCAACTGTTTACCAAAAACACAGGTCTATGCTAAGCTGAAAGGCGACGTATATGGGCTGACACCTGCCCAGTGCCGGAAGGTTAAGAGGAGGAGTGAGAGCTCCGAATTGAAGCCCCGGTGAACGGCGGCCGTAACTATAACGGTCCTAAGGTAGCGAAATTCCTTGTCGGGTAAGTTCCGACCTGCACGAATGGTGAAATGATTTGGGAGCTGTCTTGGCTGGAGACCTGGTGAAGTTGTAATGCCGGTGAAGATACCGGCTACCTGCAGTAGGACGGAAAGACCCCGTGGAGCTTTACTGCAGTCTGGCATTGGGTTTTGGCTGTGTGTGTATAGGATAGTTGGGAGACTGTGAAGCTGAGGCGTCAGTTTCAGCAGAGTCGCCGTTGGAATACCAACCATATGCCGTTGAAATTCTAATCTGGTAACGGAGACAGTGCTAGATGGGCAGTTTGACTGGGGCGGTCGCCTCCAAAAGAGTAACGGAGGCGTTCAAAGGTTCCCTCAGGCTGGATGGAAATCAGCCTAGGAGTGCAAACGCATAAGGGAGCTTGACTGCAAGACTGACGGGTCGAGCAGGCACGAAAGTGGGAGTTAGTGATCCGGCGGTTCCGTATGGAAGGACCGTCGCTCAACGGATAAAAGCTACCCCGGGGATAACAGGCTGATACTTCCCAAGAGTCCATATCGACGGAAGTGTTTGGCACCTCGATGTCGGCTCGTCTCATCCTGGGGCTGGAGAAGGTCCCAAGGGTTGGGCTGTTCGCCCATTAAAGAGGCACGCGAGCTGGGTTCAGAACGTCGTGAGACAGTTCGGTCCCTATCCACTGCAGGCGCCTGAATACTGAAAAGATCTGACCTTAGTACGAGAGGACCGGGTTGGACAGACCTCTGATGTACCAGTTGTCACGCCAGTGGCACGGCTGGGTAGTCACGTCTGGGACGGATAACCGCTGAAAGCATCTAAGCGGGAAGCCGGCTTTGAGATGAGTGTTCGCAGTATCCATGGAGAACACATGGTTGATAGGCCAGGGGTGCAAGCGCAGCAATGCGTTCAGCTGACTGGTACTAATATTACATCTGCTTTTTAGTCAATCTTTTACTGCTACTATTTATTTCCCATTGCCTTAGCTAGGCAGTTTAGTTTTTAAAGTTTGGTGATGCTAGCAGCAGGGATACACCCGGTCACATTTCGAACCCGGCAGTTAAGTCTGCTTACGCCTACGATACTTGGATTCGTCCCGGGAAAATAGGCAGTTGCCAAACTTTTTTCTTTTGCGTGTCTCCGTAGCTCAGCCGGTTAGAGCATCTGACTGTTAATCAGAGGGCCGTTGGTTCGAGTCCAACCGGGGACGCCATTTTTTTTTGCAAAATTTCATAGGAGTTTAAGGCAGAGAGGCATGAAGCATTGTACAGCATGTCAATGAACAGAGCTGCTGTAAATATGAGGGCAGCAGGTTGCTGTGGGGAATATGGGAAACTTGGGCAGGGAAGGATTAAGGCGCTCCTGCCTTTTTTTGTTTTCAAGAAAGTAGATTTATGTTGTGGAAGGTTTATCCAAAAGAATGGAAATTTCTAAAAGAAAAAACAAATGGTAGAGTAAATGTTCCTAGGAGTTTCCAGTGTATTCTAACTTGTCGAAAAAGACTGAGAATTGTAGGAAACAGAAGTGTAAATTTACCCTAATTAAGTGGTAATTCAGGAAAGAAAAATAAGAGTTATGCATACCGTGACGTATTCCCTAAAATATTGAAATTAATGAAACAAGGGTACTTCTCAAAAGATTTATTAGTAACAAAAAGAATTAAATTAGAAGACATCGTAAATGAAGGATTTGAAGCACTTGTAAAAGAAAAAAGCCAAGTTAAGATTTTAGTATCACCTAAATAATTAATAAAATAAAGGGCTATCTGAATATGGATAGTCCTTTTATGTTTTTTATTAATTTACAGATTTATATATTTCTCTAAAGTTTTTTAGTTTTTCATCAAGTTCAGCAATTCCCCATTTTCCATTATCTTTTTCTAAATAAATTGTTGTTTTCATAGAAGCATACTTATCGGTTTTTTGGAAGGCTTGTTTCATTGAACTAAACATTTTTGTTATTATTTTATCAAAGATTTCGTCTTCTGAGAAATTATTTAGATTTTTCATTTCTTTTTCGTTTAGAAAGTTGTTATTCATTAATTCTGAATATTTTTGTAAATTTGTTGTTACATCTGGCGTTTTTATATTTAATGTTACTTCAACAATATCATTTGTAACATATCTTATCTTCTCAACGTCAATTTTGTTTTTATCCATTATATAATCAAACATATTATTATATAATTCGTTCATTTTTTTCTGAAATTTAAGAGAATTTTTTTGACTTATTGCGGGTAATTGAATTTCTTCACCCATCATTCTGGAAATCATAGATTTCATTCCAATTGATGCTGCTCGTTTAATTGAATCATAATCCCTTTTAGCCGCAATCTCAATTTCACTGTTATTTTTTGTAATTTCCTGCTGTGATAAAGTAACGCCTTTCTTTAGAACAACTTTGTAATTAGCTGAGAATAGCTGGATTGAAAGTGTCAGTAGTAGAAAAGTTAGTAGTTTTTTCATAGGTAATCAACTCCTTTTATAATTTTGTTTGTGAGTTTATTTTAACATATTTTTTTGTATTTTTTTAGAGAGTAAAAAATTTATTTAATATAATATTTTTCTCCATAACTTTGCATAAGTTCCAAAATAGGCAATAAATCTTTTCCTTTTTCTGAGAGGATATATTCTGTCTTTTTTGGGTAAACATTGTATTCCCGTTTTTCTATAAGTTTTTCTTTGATTAAATAGTTTAAATGCTCAATAATCATTTTTTCGTTGCTGCCTTTTATTTGATTTTTGAAATCTTTTGTTCTGACTTTTCCGTGTCTTAAAAGCCATAATATGATGACTGTCCATTTTTTTGATAATATTTTTTGAGTTAGTTCCAGCGGACAAGTGTAAATTTTTTCTTCCATATAAATTTTCCTTTCAATAAAATTATTTGAAATTTTAAAAAACACCAAATAATCTTGATTTTACTATAATTCTTTTATTTTTTCTATATTTTTTTAGAAATTTTTATAAAATACCACACTCGAATTAGCAGTCCTGCTGTCCAGCCTATCGGTGCGGCAATCCAAATTCCGTTATAGCCTAACGATGTTTTGGAAAGTAAAATGGCTAGAGGCACTTGAAACATACAAAATGAAGTAATAGAGGCTATTAGTGGAACTAAGGATTTTCCGTAGCCTAGTAGCAATCCATTTAGTATTTGCATTGTGCAGAAAATTACGTAAAATGCTGAAATTATACGTAAATATTGATTTCCTATAAAAATCACTTCGGGATTTCGGTTAAATATTGAAATAAAGAATGCTGGAAAAATAAAAATAATAATTGAGATTATGATGGAAAATGAGATTCCTAAAATTAGGCTATCTTTTCCACCTTTAATTATTCTATCCATTTTTTTGGCTCCATAATTTTGGGCTGTAAAAGTCATCAACGCCTGTCCTAAATTTATGGATGGCAATTCTGCGAAGGAATCAATTCGGGAAGCAGAAATAAAAGCTGCAATACAGTCTGTTCCAAATCCATTTACAAGAATTTGAATGACAATAAATCCTAGGCTGATTAAAACTTGCTGTAACATTGCTGGCATTCCAATAATCAGTATTTCTTTTAAAATATTAAAATTTAAGTTGAAATAATATTTTTTAAAAATTAAATTTGGATATTTAAATTTTATGTAAAATAAGCAAAGAAAAAAGGAAATAAACTGTGAAATAACTGTTGCAATTGCCACTCCTGCAACTCCAGAGTTTAGTACTGCTACAAAAAATATATCTAAAATAATATTTAAAATTACGGAAGTAATTAAGATGTAAGTCGGTGTTTTTGAATCACCTACACCTTTTAACGTATTTGTAAGAGAATTGTAGCCAAAAGTTGGGACAACTCCAATAAAAATAATTTTTAAATAGATATTTGCCTTCAGTAACAATTTTTGCAGAACATTAATTAAAATTAAAATATTATTTGACAGTAAAAAACCTAATGTTGTAACAATAAGAGATAAAACTATGGAAAAAATAAATCCTGTATTTGCCGTGATTTTCAAATTTTCCATATCTTTTGCACCAAAATATTGGGAAATTAGAATGCTTGTCCCTAATGAAATACCTATCGAAACAGCTATTATAAGTACATTAATTTGATAACTTGAGCCTACAGCCGCAAGGCTTTCCTTTCCTAAAAAATTTCCCACAATGATTGTGTCTGAAATATTGTAAATCTGCTGAAATAAATTTCCTATTAAAATTGGCAAAGAAAAATAAATTATTGTTTTCAGTTCATTTCCTTTTGTTAAGTCTTTCATTTTTATTTTTTCTCCTTGTTTTTATTTATCTGCCTGTTAATTGATATTTTAACATTTATTTCATTTGATATGAATAACATACTTTTTTGTGAGTATAGTCCGTTCACTTAAAATAGAAGTAAAAATATATAAAAATTAGATATAGCCTAACCTTCTCCTTTTATTTTAAACTAGAATTATCATATATTTTTTTTATAAAAATAAAAAAAGAGAATGGGGAAATTTTTGTTTGACTTATATTTTCTCACATTGTATAATAAAATATATTTAAAAAAATGAAGAGTCTAAAAATACTGCTTCATAATAAATTGATACGGAAAAGAGGTTAAAATTTATGGAAAACGCTATGAAAAGCTTTGGAGAAAATGTCTTTAGGGACAGTAATTTGAAAAAAAGAGTTTCCAAGGCTGTTTTTAAAGAGTTTAAGGCGTCGCAACTGGGGGAAACTGAATTGTCGAAAGAAACTGCTGAAGTTATTGCAAACGCTATTAAGGACTGGGCGACTAAAAGAGGAGCTACTCACTACTGTCACTGGTTTCAGCCATTGAATGACTTGACAGCTGAAAAGCATGATTCATTTTTGGAACCTACTGAAAATGAGGAACTTATTTACAAGTTTTCTGGAAAAAATTTGATAAAAGGCGAATCTGATGCATCTTCATTTCCGAATGGAGGACTTCGTAGCACATTTGAAGCAAGAGGTTACACAATCTGGGATACGAGTTCATATCCATTTATAAGAGAAAATAAAAATGGAGTTACATTGTATATTCCCACAGCCTTTATTTCATTTACTGGTGAAGCGTTGGATAAAAAAGTACCTTTATTAAGATCAATGAAATATATAAGTGGACAAGCATTAAGAGTCTTGCGTGCTTTTGGAAATAAAACTTCTAATCATGTATTTAATACTTTGGGAGTAGAGCAGGAATATTTTCTTGTAAAAAAAGATATGTTTGAAGCAAGAGACGATTTATTGCTTACAGGAAGAACCTTATTCGGAGCTTCTGCACCTAAAGGACAGGAATTAAGCGATCATTATTATGGAAAAATTAAAGAAAAAGTAATAAACTTTATGAGTGATGTTGACGTTGAATTATGGAAATTAGGTATTCCATCAAAAACAAGACATAATGAAGTGGCTCCAAATCAGTTTGAAGTAGCACCATTATTTTCAGTAGCAAACTTGGCATCAGATCAAAATCAGATAATAATGGAAACTATTGAAAAAACAGCGTTAAGACACGATTTAGTAGCATTGCTTCACGAAAAACCGTTTGCAGGGGTAAATGGTTCAGGGAAACATAATAACTGGTCACTGGGAACAGATGATGGCAAAAATCTTTTCAGTCCTGGAAAAGATATGAAATCAAACACACAATTTTTAATTTTTGTAGCCGCGGTAATAGAAGCTGTTGACAGATATTACCCAATGTTGAGATATGCGACTGCAACTGCGACAAATGATCACAGACTTGGGGGACATGAAGCGCCGCCTGCAATTATTTCAGTTTTCTTAGGTGATGAATTGACAACAATTTTAAGCAATATTGCATATAAAAAAGATGCACCTGTGTCAGAATCATCAAAAGTGAATTTGTCAGTTGATGTGTTGCCTGCATTTAGTATGGATGCTGGAGATAGAAACAGAACTTCGCCATTTGCATTCACTGGAAATAAATTTGAATTTAGAATGCCGGGATCAAGTTCGACACCTGCAACTTCTGCGGCTGTAATAAATGCTATGGTAGGAAAAGTGCTGTCTGAATATGCAGATAAACTTGAAAAAGCAACTGAAAAATCATTCCCGAAAGTGGCAAATGACATTATTGCCAATGCGTATAAAAAACATCATAGAATAATTTTTAATGGAAATGGATACAGCGAAGAATGGGCAAAAGAAGCTAAAAAACGTGGACTTACAAACGAAGTGGCTTCAAATACAGCACTTAGAAAAATGATAGACAAAGATGTGCTAGAACTAACTCAGGAAATTGGAATGCTCTCTGAACAGGAATCTGTCGCAAGATACAATGCCTATGCAGACAGATATGTAACACAATTAAGCATAGAATCAAGAACATTAATTGACATTGCAAATAAAAATATCTTGCCATCTGGATTAAAATATTCAAATTTATTAGCTGATCATATTGAAAAAAATTCAAAATACGGGAAAGCGTTCATAAAGGAGCAGGAAGAAATTCTAAAAGATGTGTTAGCAAATATTACAAGCTTGAGAAAAGAAGTAAAATCGCTTGAAAAAGAAATTAATAGAGTAAGAAATGAAAAAGATTTAGGAAAACAGACAGATTTGGCAAAAGAAAAATTGGTAACAGGACTTGAGGCATTAAGAGTACCTTGTGATAATTTGGAAAAAATTATTAATAAGGAATACTGGAATTTCCCAACTTATACTGATTTACTGTTTAAGTTATAATATTGATAAAAAGTGCAGGGACTTTAACGAGTCCTTGCTTTGTTTGTTTAAAATAATATTTTTGTAGTGAATTGTTGTAAAATCAACTTTAAATGTTATGGAATTATTAGATTTGATTTTGAAAGAAATGGGTATAGTAAAGAAAGGAAAGTTTAAAAATGATTTTTTTGAAATCACTGGGAAGTATTTTCCCTATTATTGTTATGATTGCGATTGGATATATTTTGAAAAAAAGGCACTGGTTTCATCACACATTTAGTGAAAATGTGTCAAAACTTATTACAAATGTGGCTTTGCCTTGTTCGATATTCTATTCAGTCTTGAAATATCTAAATATGGATGCTTTGAAGGAAGTGTCAAACCGTTTGATTTTTACATTTGCTTCAGTTATTATCGGATATGTTGCAGCTTTTTTTGTAATAAAATTAGTGAAGATGAGAGAAGGTCGACGTGGAGTCTTTTATAATGCGGTAGTAAATGCAAATACGATATTTATTGGACTTCCATTGAATATGGCACTTTTTGGAGAAGCAGCTTCCAAATATTATTTAATGTATTATATTACAAATACTGTATCAATTTGGACTTTAGGGTATATGCTTTTGGCAGGTGATTCATTAGAAGGCAATAAAGATGAAAAAAGTGGATTTAATCTGAAAAAGTTGTTATCGCCTCCACTTATTGCTTTTGTAATAGCCTTTATTGTACTTTTGTCAGGCATAAAAGTAATAACTCCAATTGTGGAAACTACAAAATATCTTGGAAGCGTTGTAACACCTCTTGCATTACTATATATCGGAATAGTGCTGGCAGATGCAGGGCTTCACAGTATTCGTTTTGATTTGGATACAAATTTGGCTTTGCTTGGAAGATTTGTATTTTCATCAATTGTCATGATTGTGTTGTTGAAAATTGCTGGACATTTTGTGCAGTTAAATGATTTGGAAATAAAAACGTTTGTGATACAGTCGGCAGCGCCAGTATTTGCAGCATTGCCAATTTTAGTTAATGAAACTAATGGAGATATTGGATATTCCACAAATGTAGTTACAACAAGTACAATTTTATTCATATTAGTTGTTCCAATTCTGATGAGCATTCTTAATATAATTCATATATAAAATTTTAAATTTGGAAAATCATTAATTTGATTTTCTTTTTTACGTAAAAACCTGATTTTTAAGTTTGATTTTAAAGAGGTTTTAATATACGGCTTGAAATTAATAAAAAAATATGGTAAACTTTTATTAAAGAGAATGGATAACTAAAATAAAAGTGAAAAAAAAGTTATATAAATAATTTTAAAATATTTTTGAAATATCATTATAATACAAAACTAAATATATTGAAATTTTATTATAATTTTATTTTTTATAAAATATTAAGATTAGTGTAATAATTATGAAATTTAGGAGGAAAAGTGAAAAAAATAATCATATTGCTTGTTTTATTGGTAACAGGAATTTCTTTTTCAGATACCTGCAAATGGATAAAAAATCCGAATGTATATGTGCTGAAGGAAATAGAGCTTATAAATAAATCCCGTTTAATAGGAAATGTCTATTGTGATGTAGAGCATGACTTTATGACATATTATGTTGGAATAGATAATTTGGAAGTAGGGCTTGTATACAACACGCGTGAGAGAAAGGAACTGACATACGAAAATATTTTCAAAATATTAATTGATTTTGAGAGTGACATTGCAAAACTGATTCCTAGAAATATTCCTGCAAAGGATAATCAGAAAAAACCACGATACTATACTTTTAGACTCTATGCCTACGATGCGGCTAAAAAAGATACTTTTATGCTGTTTAAGTATATTCTTGATACAAAAAAGATAGACGGGGACTGGAAAACTTACTATAATAATGAAATATTTTCAAAGACAGGCGAAAAAATGCTAAAAACATTAAAAGACAGCGGATATAGCCCTACGGAAGATATCATGTACTAACTGAGGGGAAAAATGGAATTAATTTTAGAAGAAGATATAATATATAAAACTAAAATCAATGATTTTGGAGTTGAACCGATTAATAAGAGAATTATAACAACTGGAGAAAAGCTGATATACTTTAATAAAAATAAATTTGAAAAAGAAAGCGGAGGAAAAGTAAAAAATTGTGAAATTATAAAATATATAAAGGAAAAAAATCAATTGTTCATTTCGAGCATGTTTTTTGTTTCGACTCCAAACGGAAAAGTGTACAAGTGTGACGGAAATAAAAAGAAAATAGTCGAACTTGTATTTGATACAAATGATAGCATAAAAGTAATGAATTTCATAACAAGCGGCAGGATTGTCTATATTGAAAAAAATTGCCTATTTTCCTATGATGTTGACACAGAGGAACTTATCTCCGCAAAATTGGCAAGAACTAGAAAAAATGGAAATTATAAAATTTTCACAAGTGGAGAAAACGTTATAATCAAATTTAGGGAAGACCATAAACATATAAATACAATAAATATTTTTGAAAATAAATTAAAAAAAATATTTGAAGTAAAAACGGAAAATAATCACACTTACTCAAAAATAGTTGGACTTCAATATTTTGCGGGAACAGAAGATGGTGAAATAGAAATATGGAACATTCTGGATCAGGAACTTTATAATTCAATAAAAATTTCTGACAGAAAAATAACGTACATTGAAGAATTTGAAGGGAAATATTTTATTGGTTTGGAAAGTGGAGAATTGGTAATTACAGATAGTAAATTTCATATTTTAAAGCAGGAAAAGATACTGAAGGAAAGAATTGTAAAAATCTGTGTAATTGAAAATGAGATTTATGTGATGGGGTGTGAAAATAGGATAGTGAAGTATAGGATGGTTTTATAAAAAGATATTTTATTTATTAATCACAGTTATTAATTTAGCTGTGATTTTTTTTTAAAATTCATTTTGCAATTTTAATTGTAAAAATTGTGTATAAATGATATAATTTGGCGAAAAAATAAGTCAAAAAAATGAATAAAAATATGTGAAAAATAAATAAATTTTTACGACTATGGAAATAACATTTTAAAAAGAAAT
This is a stretch of genomic DNA from Leptotrichia hofstadii. It encodes these proteins:
- a CDS encoding winged helix-turn-helix transcriptional regulator, producing MEEKIYTCPLELTQKILSKKWTVIILWLLRHGKVRTKDFKNQIKGSNEKMIIEHLNYLIKEKLIEKREYNVYPKKTEYILSEKGKDLLPILELMQSYGEKYYIK
- a CDS encoding MATE family efflux transporter, which gives rise to MKDLTKGNELKTIIYFSLPILIGNLFQQIYNISDTIIVGNFLGKESLAAVGSSYQINVLIIAVSIGISLGTSILISQYFGAKDMENLKITANTGFIFSIVLSLIVTTLGFLLSNNILILINVLQKLLLKANIYLKIIFIGVVPTFGYNSLTNTLKGVGDSKTPTYILITSVILNIILDIFFVAVLNSGVAGVAIATVISQFISFFLCLFYIKFKYPNLIFKKYYFNLNFNILKEILIIGMPAMLQQVLISLGFIVIQILVNGFGTDCIAAFISASRIDSFAELPSINLGQALMTFTAQNYGAKKMDRIIKGGKDSLILGISFSIIISIIIFIFPAFFISIFNRNPEVIFIGNQYLRIISAFYVIFCTMQILNGLLLGYGKSLVPLIASITSFCMFQVPLAILLSKTSLGYNGIWIAAPIGWTAGLLIRVWYFIKISKKI
- a CDS encoding glutamine synthetase III family protein; translation: MENAMKSFGENVFRDSNLKKRVSKAVFKEFKASQLGETELSKETAEVIANAIKDWATKRGATHYCHWFQPLNDLTAEKHDSFLEPTENEELIYKFSGKNLIKGESDASSFPNGGLRSTFEARGYTIWDTSSYPFIRENKNGVTLYIPTAFISFTGEALDKKVPLLRSMKYISGQALRVLRAFGNKTSNHVFNTLGVEQEYFLVKKDMFEARDDLLLTGRTLFGASAPKGQELSDHYYGKIKEKVINFMSDVDVELWKLGIPSKTRHNEVAPNQFEVAPLFSVANLASDQNQIIMETIEKTALRHDLVALLHEKPFAGVNGSGKHNNWSLGTDDGKNLFSPGKDMKSNTQFLIFVAAVIEAVDRYYPMLRYATATATNDHRLGGHEAPPAIISVFLGDELTTILSNIAYKKDAPVSESSKVNLSVDVLPAFSMDAGDRNRTSPFAFTGNKFEFRMPGSSSTPATSAAVINAMVGKVLSEYADKLEKATEKSFPKVANDIIANAYKKHHRIIFNGNGYSEEWAKEAKKRGLTNEVASNTALRKMIDKDVLELTQEIGMLSEQESVARYNAYADRYVTQLSIESRTLIDIANKNILPSGLKYSNLLADHIEKNSKYGKAFIKEQEEILKDVLANITSLRKEVKSLEKEINRVRNEKDLGKQTDLAKEKLVTGLEALRVPCDNLEKIINKEYWNFPTYTDLLFKL
- a CDS encoding AEC family transporter encodes the protein MIFLKSLGSIFPIIVMIAIGYILKKRHWFHHTFSENVSKLITNVALPCSIFYSVLKYLNMDALKEVSNRLIFTFASVIIGYVAAFFVIKLVKMREGRRGVFYNAVVNANTIFIGLPLNMALFGEAASKYYLMYYITNTVSIWTLGYMLLAGDSLEGNKDEKSGFNLKKLLSPPLIAFVIAFIVLLSGIKVITPIVETTKYLGSVVTPLALLYIGIVLADAGLHSIRFDLDTNLALLGRFVFSSIVMIVLLKIAGHFVQLNDLEIKTFVIQSAAPVFAALPILVNETNGDIGYSTNVVTTSTILFILVVPILMSILNIIHI